Genomic segment of Paenibacillus polymyxa:
ATTTCAAAAAATCCGAGTCGATTTGTGCGCGTTAAAATAGACAATGTGATAAGCCCCCTTCTTTTCCAATCCTTACTGAGTTTGAATACTCATATAAAATAAATGGAAAATGCATTCTTATCGAAAGGCTATCACAACACTTACTTTTCGAATGTGATCTAACGCACTGTAATGCCTACGTGATTGCGAAAATCAATAAACCGTCAAACAAAAGACAACAAAAGCCGCCCTGTCTAAAGACAGAACGGCTTAGGTGCAACGCTATTTGAAAAAGATCATGTAATTAACGGTAAAATTACACGTCAAATACTTTAACCTCTTTCATTTTGTCGCCTTGTTTTACAGCATCAATGAATTCCATACCTTTGGTTACTTTACCAAATACAGTATGTACTCCATCTAAATGTGGTTGTGGAGCGTAGCAGATAAAGAATTGGCTGCCACCTGTGTTGCGACCTGCATGAGCCATGGACAGAACGCCTTTGGCATGCTTTGTTGTATTCGTAGCTGTTTCACAGTCAATCGTGTAACCAGGACCGCCTGTACCGTTACCGATTGGACAACCACCTTGAGCAACAAAGCCCGGAATGACACGGTGGAAGCTCAAACCGTTGTAGTAACCGCTGTTTGCCAGCTTTTCAAAGTTAGCAACGGTGTTTGGAGCTTCTTCTGGGAAAAAGTCAATTTCAACGATACCGCCGTTTTCAAGATCTATTCTACCTTTTTTCATTGTTTGTATCTCCTTTTCAACCTGTTTTGAGAACTAAATAACATCAAGTTCCAGTTTACTATGAATTACCGCGCTTAGCAAAGTCTTGTCCAAAAAAAAAAGAGCCATTGTCCCCGGTGTATTATTACCGACTCAATGGCCTGCTTGATCTTACAATTCTAAAATCAGGACGAAACGGTAATCTTGGCGTTGGGCTGAACCACTGGACTAGCTTGATCACGAATCAAGCGCTGTGGCACAACATCGTTGCGTACGATATCTTCGTAGGTTTCCCGACGCACTACCAACTCGGCCTCACCGTTGTTGACAAATACAACTGCTGGCCGACGTATTCGGTTATAATTACTCGCCATGGAGTAATTGTAGGCTCCGGTTGAGGCAACAGCGAGCAAATCGCCGCTATTTATACGAGGCAGCTCTACATCCCAAATCAGCATATCGCCGCTTTCACAGCATTTGCCCGCAATGGACACCGTCTCTTCGTTCGTATCCTGCGCTCGGTTAGCCAGCATCGCTTCATACTTGGCCTGATACAGTGCAGGGCGTGGATTATCTGTCATCCCGCCATCTACCGAGACATATTTACGTACCTGCGGAATATCCTTGATGCTTCCTACCGTATATAAGGTCGTGCCTGAATCGCCTACAATACTGCGTCCCGGCTCAATCCAAATTTCTGGAAGTTCATCGTAAAGTCCTGAAAAATAAGTTTTCACCGCTTCGCCGATAGCCTGTACATAGGTTGATACTTTCAGTGGTGTGTCCTCTTCTGTGTAGCGAATGCCAAATCCCCCACCCAGATTAATCACTTTGAAAGAAAACTGAAGCTGTTCCTTAATTTCTCTGGAAAAAGCTGCAACCCGTTCAGCAGCCATTTGGAAGCCATTCACTTCGAATATTTGCGAACCGATATGAGAATGTACCCCCAGCAGGTTAAGATGGTCTAGCTTGATAGCCTGTTCCACTGCTTGGCGTGCTGTACCGTTTCCAATGTCAAAGCCAAATTTCGAATCTTCTTGACCTGTGGCCATATATTCATGCGTATGCGCCTCAACCCCTGGTGTAACCCGCAGTAAGATATTCACCTGCTGTTCTTTCTCGGAGGCAAGGGCCTGCAACAAATGCAACTCCATTTCGCTATCGACGACGAAGCAGCCAATTTGCGCATCTAACGCCATTTCAATTTCTTCCGGTGTTTTGTTATTGCCGTGGAAATGGATTCGCTCCGCCGGGAACCCTGCTTGTAGCGCAGTAAACAATTCTCCACTGGAAACTACGTCAAGCGACATCCCTTCTTCAGCAGCTAAAGCGCACATCGCCATAACACAAAACGCTTTGCTTGCATAAGCGACTTGAAACTTCAATCCGGTTTCACGAAAAGCTTCTATATACTCCCGGCAGCGCCGGCGGACTAACTGTTCGTCAACAATATATAGCGGTGTGCCAAAACGCTCTTTCAAAAGTGTTGTATCACAACCGCCGATTTCCAAATGTCCATTGCTGTTAATTTTACTGCTTCCATGCAAATACATGTTCTGGCGCCTCTCTTTCTGGAACAAGCTAGTCATATTCCATCGAATGTTTACACCAGTATAGCAAAAAAAACATCAAGAACAATGGATTTTTATGCAGATCATTTATATTAATGCTCCTGTCCATTGCCTGAGTTCGAATCTGTGTCGGCATCCGTATGGGGCATACGCGTATTGTCCCTCGTTTTGTTAGATGACGGGCGGTTAGGTGCATCTAGTACAGGCATGCGGAACAAGATGGAAGCTAACGCTTTGGCATTAAAAGGAATGAACGGCCACAAATACGAAGAATTATATGACCGATGCAGCGTCAGCATCAAAATGATCAGTGTCGTACCCACGACAAAGCCCGGTACGTGAAAAATTGCAACAGCAACCAGCAGGAATAGTCGAATCAGTCTATTCGCCAGCCCTAGCTCGTAGCTCGGTGTTGCGAACATTCCTATGGCAGCGACAGCCATATACAGCACGACCTCATTCACGAAAAGTCCCGTCTGAACCGCTATGTCACCGACCAGAATGGCTGCGATCAAGCCCATAGCGGAAGCCAGTGGTGTCGGAGTATGCACAGCCGCCATTCGCATGAGATCGACCCCTAGTTCCACGATGATAAACTGTGCAATCAGCGGAAGATGTGCTTCCTTTTGAGGACCGATAAAATCGAGAAACGCCGGTTTTAATTCGGGATTGATGACCATTAGCAGCCACATGGGAAGCAGAAACATCGAGGCAAATATGCCTAAAAAACGTACCCAGCGCAAATAACTTCCCATAAAAGCAGTTTGCCGATTCTCTTCTGCATGCTGACACAAGTCAAAAAAAGTGGTAGGCAAGATCATCACGCTGGGTGAGGTATCGACGAAAATAACGAGCCTTCCTTCCATAATATGCGAAGCCACGACATCTGGTCGCTCCGAATATCGTACTAATGGATATGGATTCCAACCTTTATTGATAATCGTCTCCTCTAATTGCTTATCGGCCAGAGGAATACCATCCAAATTAACATTTTTAATTTTGTCTCGTACAGTATCCACCATCACCTTATCCACAATATCGTCAATGTAGCCCAAACATACGTCTGTTCGGGTTCGACGTCCGACCTGCATTGCCTCAAATTTAAGTCCTGGATCCCGCAAACGTCGGCGCACCAAACCTACATTTGTAAGCATTGTTTCAGTAAACCCGTCGCGGGCACCGCGCACAACCCGCTCCAAAGAAGGTTCCTCCGGACTACGCACCGGATAATTACGAGTATCCAGAATAAGGGAAAATCGTTCGCCTTCCATGAAAAAGGCACTCATCCCTGTCAGCACCTTGTTAATGACGACAGACATCTTATCTGTCTTCTCCACCTGAATATGTGGAATAAAATTTTCGAAATACGCTTGTAGTCCATCCGAAGAGAGATTATCCGGCGTCAGATAGGTGAGACGCTTTAGCACTTCAAGCATGATCTGATCTTTCGCAAAGGTATTTAGGAACAGATATCCGGTATGACGCCCACCCAGTGTCATTTCCCTGAATACCACATCAAAGGTCTCCCCCAAACCTAATACTGTTTCAAGTGTATTCTTATTATCCTTCATCCTCGGCGATATATCATCTTCGTCCTGCCAGTAGCGAACGGACTCCTCTACGTTATCAGACCGCTCACTCTCTTTTTTGTGTTTAAAACGTGCGGATTCCTGCGCCTGCTTTTCCTTCCATGGACTCAACTCTTCTCCGTCAGTATGATATTCCTTTCCGATTCCCCCGTCTTCTTGATGTTGCTCTTGATCCGCTCTGTGATCCATATTCCTTGCCCCCTCGCTTTCGTTGTTAACGGTTGTATACAAACCAGTCAAATAAGGAACCCGTCACCTTGCCGAGCACCATTGCCATTAATAGGCCGAACATATACACGGTCATGTGGAGTCGCTTGGCGAGTATAGGCAGGAGATTCAATACCTCCGTTAAAGCCGCGGCGAGCAAACCAATAAACACTCCGCAAAATAACCCAGGTATCCATGTAAATATGCCCGGTAGTGGCAAGCAGATGTTCCAAAAATCGACCACAGTCCCCAGCACTGAACCTATAATCATTGCCTTTTCGTATGCACGTGATTTTTTATACGTACGGGTGAGTTGTGCTAATCGCGGCATGATATCCAGCACAATAAAAAAAGCAATTACACCGCTACCCACCGCAAGGCCCCCAGCAATACCTAAAATAATCTGAAGTGCAGCCTGTACAAATATCATGGTTTCTTATCCTTTGTGTGCAAACGGGCCATCTTTTCATACTCCTCTGCCACAACATACTGATCCACATTTTCCTGGTAAAGATACATTTCCACCTCCAGCGGCGTCGGCTCCTCGTTCCAATTTTTCTTGAACAAGTGATTAAAAAAAACGATCATGCCAAAGCCGATGCCGATCGAGTAAGCAATTTGAAACAGGTACGGATGTTCATCTTTATGTCCCGTAATCATCTCCACAATCCGAACCTGTACCTCCATCATGCTAACGTCGGCATGAAAATTCATAATTGTCAGCGCAGAGCCAAAAAACAGAAGCACCCATACCAAAACAAACAGTATTTTGGACGGCTTACGGGGTTTCTCCACGAGTTCCACAAGTACATGTGGCTTCCCGAGAGATTCAACTACGACCCCCGGAATATGATCTCTAATTTTTGCTATGATCTGCAGCATGTCTATCAGTATCAGATTACCGTCCTGGTGCTGCGGCCGCTTGAGAACAAGCTCAAGCAGATCCTTTTCCCATTCAGGATTAGTCAGCAGATGGGCTACATCACCCAAATGTAAATCCTGCCCTTGTATCATGCGAACACGGCTGCGGAGCCGCAAGTAGACAATAGGAGCTACTGTAGGAGCCGGACTATGAGTCATCCGATCCCCTCCTTATCCTCGTAATTATCGATTAGTATGGAACGAAGCGAGGAAACCTATTCTGTGTATTGTCTTTTATCCCACGCAAAAAAGAGTACCCCTGGCCATTAAAATGGCTTTGGAATACCCTTTTTTAATACGTAAGCATAAGGATTTCACTAAGATCCTGACTGTTATTATTGGGCAATCTGATCGCGGATCAGTTGTAAAATCTTTTTTTCCAGCCGTGATACCTGCACCTGAGAAATACCAAGCCGACTTGCAACCTCTGATTGAGTCTGATCCCGGTAATAGCGCAGGTACACAATCAACCGCTCCCGCTCAGATAGTCCGCCAATGGCTTCATTGAGTGCCAGCTTGTCGAACCACCTTTCCTGTGATTCGTCAGCAATCTGATCCATAAGTGTAATCGGATCACCGTCATTTTCGAACACCGTTTCGTGAATGGAGGTAGGCGGCTTATTGGCCTCCTGCGCAAAAACAACATCCTCCGGTGTCACTCCCAGCTCATCAGCAACTTCCTTGACTGTAGGCAGACGGTTGAGCCGTTTGGATAGCTCGTCTTTCATTTTGCGGACCTTATTGGCCGTTTCCTTCAGGGAACGGCTAACTTTGAGTGTACCGTCATCACGCAGGAACCGTTGAATCTCACCGATAATCATCGGTACTGCATATGTTGAAAATTTGACTTCGTAGCTGAGATCGAATTTATCCACCGATTTTAACAAGCCGATGCAACCAATTTGAAAAAGATCGTCAGGTTCATACCCCCGGTTCATAAAGCGCTGCACGACAGACCAGACGAGCCGGATATTACTATTGACCAGTGTCTCACGAGCCTCATTATCACCGGATTGACTCAGTGCAATAAGCCGCTTGACTTCCGCATCCTCCAAATAGCTGTGCGAAGTTTTTTTTCCTCCTGCTTCCATAGGATCAACTCCTAATTATATAAAGCTTTCTTGGATTCAATCCTTTTCTTCATCCGGACCGACGTGCCTCCGCCCGGCTCACTGACTGCTTCAAACTCATCCATGAAATTTTCCATAATCGTAAAGCCCATGCCGGAGCGTTCCAATTCAGGTTTGGACGTATATAGAGGTTGCTTGGCAAGTTCCAGATCCTCAATTCCTCGGCCTGCGTCCTCAACAACCAACGTAATCACGTCCGCTTCAATCCCGACTTTGATCGTTACGACACCTGACGGGTCGCTGTCATAACCGTGAATAATGCTGTTTGTCACCGCTTCAGACACCACGGTTTTCAAATCACTTAGCTCATCCATTGTGGGATCAAGCCTGGAAATAAATGCCGCGACAGCCACACGAGCAAATGCCTCATTCTCCGATTTGGCAGCAAACTGCAAGCTCATGAAATTGTTACCCGTGCCTTCTCTCATGACACTACCTCCAGTTCCGTGAGCGCATTTCCCTCGTTGTCATATATGGGCATGATTTTGAACAGCCCTGACATATCCAGCAGTCGGTGTACTGGCGGATTGACATCACAGACTGCCATTTTCCCGCCCTTTTGCTTGATCAGTTTGTACCGTCCCAAGATAACGCCAAGGCCGGAGCTATCCATAAACTGAAGGTTTTTCAGGCTGAGTACAATATGCTCGCATTGCCGACGCTGAATCGCCTCATCCATTTGCATACGGACCATGTCCGACGTATGGTGATCAAGCTCACCAGACAGCCTTACAATCAGTACCCCCCGGTGATGCTCCATTTCAATTTGCAGGTTCATGCTTACTCACTCTCCTCCCGGTCTTGGACAAGGATTTCTACGTAGCCGCAGACGATTCCTGCCCTCCGACAAAACTAGAAGAAAACCCCGTAAAATCTACAAAGAAAATAGGTTCGACATGGTACGTTTAAACAATTTCCACCATCCGGCCTTTTCAATAGCCACAGGCGAAGTGATATTAAACTCCTTAAGACGTTGTCCATCCTGATAGACGACCAGCTTACCGATTGGGTCACCAGCCCGGACAGGAGCTTTGAGGCTTGGGGCCAGTTGTAATTCATGACGCAACGTTTGTTTGTTGCCACCTTTTTTCACCAACACGCTGTAAGAACGCTCAGCCTGAATTTTCAGCTCTGGCAATACGCCTTTTTCA
This window contains:
- a CDS encoding spore germination protein, whose protein sequence is MDHRADQEQHQEDGGIGKEYHTDGEELSPWKEKQAQESARFKHKKESERSDNVEESVRYWQDEDDISPRMKDNKNTLETVLGLGETFDVVFREMTLGGRHTGYLFLNTFAKDQIMLEVLKRLTYLTPDNLSSDGLQAYFENFIPHIQVEKTDKMSVVINKVLTGMSAFFMEGERFSLILDTRNYPVRSPEEPSLERVVRGARDGFTETMLTNVGLVRRRLRDPGLKFEAMQVGRRTRTDVCLGYIDDIVDKVMVDTVRDKIKNVNLDGIPLADKQLEETIINKGWNPYPLVRYSERPDVVASHIMEGRLVIFVDTSPSVMILPTTFFDLCQHAEENRQTAFMGSYLRWVRFLGIFASMFLLPMWLLMVINPELKPAFLDFIGPQKEAHLPLIAQFIIVELGVDLMRMAAVHTPTPLASAMGLIAAILVGDIAVQTGLFVNEVVLYMAVAAIGMFATPSYELGLANRLIRLFLLVAVAIFHVPGFVVGTTLIILMLTLHRSYNSSYLWPFIPFNAKALASILFRMPVLDAPNRPSSNKTRDNTRMPHTDADTDSNSGNGQEH
- a CDS encoding stage V sporulation protein AB translates to MIFVQAALQIILGIAGGLAVGSGVIAFFIVLDIMPRLAQLTRTYKKSRAYEKAMIIGSVLGTVVDFWNICLPLPGIFTWIPGLFCGVFIGLLAAALTEVLNLLPILAKRLHMTVYMFGLLMAMVLGKVTGSLFDWFVYNR
- a CDS encoding stage V sporulation protein AA, whose protein sequence is MTHSPAPTVAPIVYLRLRSRVRMIQGQDLHLGDVAHLLTNPEWEKDLLELVLKRPQHQDGNLILIDMLQIIAKIRDHIPGVVVESLGKPHVLVELVEKPRKPSKILFVLVWVLLFFGSALTIMNFHADVSMMEVQVRIVEMITGHKDEHPYLFQIAYSIGIGFGMIVFFNHLFKKNWNEEPTPLEVEMYLYQENVDQYVVAEEYEKMARLHTKDKKP
- the spoIIAA gene encoding anti-sigma F factor antagonist; protein product: MNLQIEMEHHRGVLIVRLSGELDHHTSDMVRMQMDEAIQRRQCEHIVLSLKNLQFMDSSGLGVILGRYKLIKQKGGKMAVCDVNPPVHRLLDMSGLFKIMPIYDNEGNALTELEVVS
- the spoIIAB gene encoding anti-sigma F factor, giving the protein MREGTGNNFMSLQFAAKSENEAFARVAVAAFISRLDPTMDELSDLKTVVSEAVTNSIIHGYDSDPSGVVTIKVGIEADVITLVVEDAGRGIEDLELAKQPLYTSKPELERSGMGFTIMENFMDEFEAVSEPGGGTSVRMKKRIESKKALYN
- a CDS encoding peptidylprolyl isomerase, translating into MKKGRIDLENGGIVEIDFFPEEAPNTVANFEKLANSGYYNGLSFHRVIPGFVAQGGCPIGNGTGGPGYTIDCETATNTTKHAKGVLSMAHAGRNTGGSQFFICYAPQPHLDGVHTVFGKVTKGMEFIDAVKQGDKMKEVKVFDV
- the lysA gene encoding diaminopimelate decarboxylase, with translation MYLHGSSKINSNGHLEIGGCDTTLLKERFGTPLYIVDEQLVRRRCREYIEAFRETGLKFQVAYASKAFCVMAMCALAAEEGMSLDVVSSGELFTALQAGFPAERIHFHGNNKTPEEIEMALDAQIGCFVVDSEMELHLLQALASEKEQQVNILLRVTPGVEAHTHEYMATGQEDSKFGFDIGNGTARQAVEQAIKLDHLNLLGVHSHIGSQIFEVNGFQMAAERVAAFSREIKEQLQFSFKVINLGGGFGIRYTEEDTPLKVSTYVQAIGEAVKTYFSGLYDELPEIWIEPGRSIVGDSGTTLYTVGSIKDIPQVRKYVSVDGGMTDNPRPALYQAKYEAMLANRAQDTNEETVSIAGKCCESGDMLIWDVELPRINSGDLLAVASTGAYNYSMASNYNRIRRPAVVFVNNGEAELVVRRETYEDIVRNDVVPQRLIRDQASPVVQPNAKITVSS
- the sigF gene encoding RNA polymerase sporulation sigma factor SigF produces the protein MEAGGKKTSHSYLEDAEVKRLIALSQSGDNEARETLVNSNIRLVWSVVQRFMNRGYEPDDLFQIGCIGLLKSVDKFDLSYEVKFSTYAVPMIIGEIQRFLRDDGTLKVSRSLKETANKVRKMKDELSKRLNRLPTVKEVADELGVTPEDVVFAQEANKPPTSIHETVFENDGDPITLMDQIADESQERWFDKLALNEAIGGLSERERLIVYLRYYRDQTQSEVASRLGISQVQVSRLEKKILQLIRDQIAQ